Proteins from a genomic interval of Pseudomonas sp. RC10:
- a CDS encoding ABC transporter ATP-binding protein: protein MTQALIELSELGFAWPGHAPLLDIPAFRLEPGETLFLKGPSGSGKTTLLGLLGGVQKPDRGSIRLLGQELTQLSAGARDRFRVDHTGYIFQQFNLLPFLSVRENVELPCHFSKLRAQRATQRHGSVDKAAATLLAHLGLKDPQLLERRADSLSIGQQQRVAAARALIGQPELVIADEPTSALDADAREAFIQLLFAECREAGASLLFVSHDQSLAPLFDRNLSLAELNRAAVAPEV, encoded by the coding sequence ATGACTCAAGCACTCATTGAACTGTCCGAACTGGGCTTCGCCTGGCCAGGACACGCGCCGTTGCTGGACATCCCGGCCTTCCGCCTGGAACCGGGCGAAACGCTGTTTCTCAAAGGCCCCAGCGGCAGCGGGAAGACCACCTTGCTCGGCCTGCTCGGCGGCGTGCAGAAACCCGATCGCGGCAGCATTCGCCTGCTCGGCCAGGAGTTGACACAGCTCTCGGCAGGCGCCCGCGACCGTTTTCGTGTCGATCACACCGGCTACATTTTTCAGCAGTTCAACCTGCTGCCGTTTCTCTCGGTGCGGGAAAACGTCGAACTGCCCTGTCACTTTTCAAAGCTGCGTGCCCAGCGTGCAACCCAGCGCCATGGCAGCGTCGATAAAGCGGCCGCCACGCTGCTCGCGCACCTGGGCCTGAAAGACCCGCAACTGCTCGAACGTCGCGCCGACTCGCTGTCTATCGGCCAGCAACAACGGGTCGCGGCCGCACGGGCCTTGATTGGCCAACCTGAGCTGGTGATCGCCGACGAGCCGACCTCGGCGCTGGACGCCGACGCCCGCGAGGCCTTCATTCAACTGCTGTTCGCCGAATGCCGCGAGGCGGGTGCCAGCCTGTTGTTCGTCAGCCATGACCAGAGCCTGGCGCCGCTGTTCGACCGCAACCTGTCGCTGGCCGAACTCAACCGCGCCGCCGTCGCTCCCGAGGTTTGA
- a CDS encoding DUF2796 domain-containing protein, protein MRRLLLALPFALLPLSIAHAADEHDHDHEHGSLGAHVHGVARLDMALDGRTLELELDSPAMNIVGFEHPATTDADKMKLALARETLLKPHGLFSIPEAAGCTVTKAKLESPLFGDKDDDHDDGDADEHEHEHSEIHGHYQFTCSVPAVLNKLDLTQLFQSFPATQTIQVQLVTPKRQMGAEVRPSNPVVKF, encoded by the coding sequence ATGCGTCGTCTGCTACTCGCTTTGCCCTTCGCGCTGCTTCCCCTGTCCATCGCCCACGCCGCTGACGAGCATGACCACGATCATGAACACGGCAGCCTCGGCGCGCATGTGCACGGTGTGGCGCGTCTGGACATGGCGCTGGATGGCCGCACGCTGGAGCTGGAACTGGACAGCCCGGCGATGAACATCGTCGGGTTCGAACACCCCGCCACCACCGATGCCGACAAGATGAAACTGGCGCTCGCCCGGGAAACCTTGCTCAAGCCTCACGGTCTGTTCAGCATTCCGGAAGCCGCAGGCTGCACCGTTACGAAAGCCAAGCTGGAAAGCCCGCTGTTCGGTGACAAGGACGACGATCATGACGACGGTGATGCGGACGAGCATGAACACGAACACAGCGAGATTCACGGCCATTACCAGTTCACATGCAGCGTGCCCGCCGTGCTGAACAAACTCGACCTGACGCAACTGTTCCAGAGCTTTCCCGCCACCCAGACCATTCAGGTCCAACTGGTGACGCCGAAACGTCAGATGGGCGCCGAAGTGCGTCCCAGCAACCCGGTCGTCAAGTTCTAA
- the trxA gene encoding thioredoxin, which yields MSQDTPYIFDATTATFDQLVIENSFHKPVLVDFWAEWCAPCKVLMPLLKQIAESYQGELLLAKVDCDAEQDIVGRFGIRSLPTVVLFKDGQPVDGFAGAQPESEIRKLLEPHVKLPPPAAADPLETAQAMFAESHFAEAEAVLQTILTEDNTNAAALILYARCLAERGELAEARAVLDAVKGDDHKAALAGAKAQLTFLGEAKSLPDAADLKTRLAQNPQDDEAAYQLAIQQLSRQQYDAALDGLLKLFIRNRSYNEGQPHKTLLQVFDLLGNDHPLVTTYRRKLFAALY from the coding sequence ATGAGCCAGGACACGCCGTACATCTTCGATGCGACCACTGCCACTTTCGATCAGTTGGTCATCGAGAATTCCTTTCACAAGCCTGTGCTGGTGGACTTCTGGGCCGAGTGGTGCGCGCCGTGCAAGGTGCTGATGCCGCTGCTGAAACAGATCGCCGAGAGCTATCAGGGCGAACTGCTGCTGGCCAAGGTCGATTGCGATGCCGAGCAGGACATCGTCGGCCGTTTCGGTATTCGCAGCCTGCCGACCGTGGTGCTGTTCAAGGATGGCCAGCCGGTGGACGGGTTTGCCGGTGCGCAGCCTGAATCCGAAATCCGCAAGTTGCTCGAACCTCATGTGAAGCTGCCGCCACCGGCTGCTGCCGATCCGCTGGAAACCGCTCAGGCGATGTTCGCCGAGAGTCACTTCGCGGAAGCCGAGGCGGTGCTGCAAACCATCCTCACCGAAGACAACACCAACGCGGCCGCGCTGATTCTGTACGCCCGCTGCCTGGCCGAGCGCGGTGAACTGGCTGAAGCCCGTGCCGTGCTGGACGCCGTGAAAGGCGATGATCACAAAGCCGCATTGGCCGGTGCGAAGGCTCAACTGACGTTCCTCGGCGAAGCGAAATCCCTGCCGGACGCCGCCGACTTGAAAACCCGTCTGGCGCAAAACCCGCAGGACGACGAAGCGGCGTATCAACTGGCGATCCAGCAACTCTCTCGCCAGCAATACGATGCGGCCCTGGACGGTTTGCTCAAGCTGTTCATTCGCAACCGCAGCTACAACGAAGGCCAGCCGCACAAGACGCTGCTGCAAGTGTTCGACCTGCTGGGCAACGATCATCCGCTGGTCACGACCTATCGTCGCAAGTTGTTCGCTGCGTTGTATTAA
- a CDS encoding 50S ribosomal protein L11 methyltransferase, with amino-acid sequence MTPPAHLQAALSELLGDARLVAEPLPGTDLKLWLIDADNMDRAFNPDETRRILEDPPYWSFCWASGLALARFLAEHPEWVEGKRVLDFGAGSGVAGIAAVMAGALEVVACDLDPIAIEACQANAQLNGVTLSYSTDFFAEEDRFDLILVADVLYDRANLPLLDQFLSRGKQALVADSRVRDFQHPAYQRLGILDALTLPDLAEPWEFRKVSLYHAVR; translated from the coding sequence ATGACGCCACCGGCTCATCTGCAAGCGGCATTGAGCGAACTGCTGGGCGATGCCCGATTGGTCGCTGAGCCATTGCCGGGCACAGACCTGAAACTGTGGCTGATCGACGCGGACAACATGGACCGCGCCTTCAACCCGGACGAAACCCGCCGCATTCTGGAAGACCCGCCTTACTGGAGTTTCTGCTGGGCCAGCGGCCTGGCACTGGCGCGTTTTCTGGCGGAACATCCGGAATGGGTCGAGGGCAAGCGTGTGCTGGATTTCGGCGCAGGTTCGGGTGTGGCGGGGATTGCGGCGGTGATGGCCGGGGCGCTGGAAGTGGTGGCCTGCGATCTTGACCCTATCGCCATCGAGGCATGCCAGGCCAATGCGCAGCTCAACGGTGTGACGCTGAGCTATTCAACGGACTTCTTCGCCGAGGAAGACCGCTTCGATCTGATTCTGGTGGCCGACGTGTTGTACGACCGCGCCAACCTGCCGTTGCTGGATCAGTTTTTGAGCCGTGGCAAGCAAGCGTTGGTGGCTGATTCGAGGGTTCGGGACTTTCAGCATCCGGCTTACCAACGTCTCGGCATCCTAGACGCGCTGACCCTGCCAGATCTGGCCGAGCCTTGGGAGTTTCGCAAGGTGAGTCTGTATCACGCGGTGCGTTGA
- a CDS encoding YbaY family lipoprotein — protein MSLRSLAVISLLGLLAACSSTEPPKPAAPAKPAPNAIKLPEGPGPLLPYQREISGQLLGVPAGAEVELALLVIDERNRPQKLLSSTKLTGNNQSLPFQLRFNPEAFPQGARVELRGRASQSGQLILHLPSVLIARPETQSVGQLQLFKMP, from the coding sequence ATGTCGCTACGTTCGCTTGCTGTCATCAGCCTGCTCGGTCTGCTCGCCGCCTGTAGCTCCACTGAGCCCCCCAAGCCTGCCGCACCCGCCAAACCGGCGCCCAACGCGATCAAACTGCCGGAAGGCCCCGGGCCGCTGCTGCCTTATCAGCGCGAAATCAGCGGTCAATTGCTGGGCGTGCCCGCTGGCGCGGAGGTCGAGTTGGCGTTGCTGGTCATTGACGAGCGCAATCGCCCGCAGAAATTGCTGAGCAGCACCAAGCTCACCGGCAACAATCAGTCGCTGCCGTTTCAACTGCGCTTCAACCCGGAGGCGTTCCCACAGGGTGCGCGGGTTGAGCTGCGCGGTCGGGCCAGCCAATCCGGCCAGTTGATCCTGCACCTGCCATCGGTGTTGATCGCCAGGCCTGAGACCCAATCGGTCGGTCAACTGCAACTCTTCAAGATGCCATGA
- the nrdR gene encoding transcriptional regulator NrdR — MHCPFCGANDTKVIDSRLVAEGDQVRRRRECVACEERFTTFETAELVLPRLIKQDGSRQPFDEEKLRAGMQRALEKRPVSVERLEAALAHIKSKLRATGEREVKSLIVGELVMGELQKLDEVAYIRFASVYRRFQDLNEFREEIDRLAREPVKE, encoded by the coding sequence ATGCACTGTCCCTTTTGCGGTGCCAACGACACCAAAGTCATTGACTCGCGCCTCGTTGCCGAAGGCGACCAAGTTCGCCGCCGCCGTGAATGCGTCGCCTGCGAAGAACGTTTCACCACGTTCGAAACCGCCGAACTCGTTCTGCCTCGTCTGATCAAGCAAGACGGCAGCCGTCAGCCCTTCGATGAAGAAAAACTGCGCGCCGGCATGCAGCGTGCGCTGGAGAAGCGCCCGGTCAGCGTTGAGCGACTGGAAGCGGCCCTGGCCCACATCAAGAGCAAGCTGCGCGCCACCGGTGAGCGTGAGGTCAAATCGCTGATCGTCGGTGAGCTGGTGATGGGCGAGCTGCAAAAACTCGACGAGGTGGCCTACATCCGGTTTGCGTCGGTGTATCGACGCTTCCAGGACCTCAACGAATTCCGCGAAGAAATCGACCGACTGGCCCGCGAGCCGGTTAAAGAGTGA
- the ribD gene encoding bifunctional diaminohydroxyphosphoribosylaminopyrimidine deaminase/5-amino-6-(5-phosphoribosylamino)uracil reductase RibD encodes MSSTEQSVLDAFYMARALELARKGVYSTHPNPRVGCVIVRDGEIVGEGWHVRAGEPHAEVHALRQAGDKAKGGTAYVTLEPCSHHGRTPPCADALVNAGVGRVVAAMQDPNPDVAGRGLLRLMSAGIAVQSGVLEGEARAINKGFLKRMEHGLPYVRVKLAMSLDGRTAMASGESQWITGPEARSAVQRLRAESSVVLTGADTVLADDARLTVRPDELGLNAELTALAVARPPLRVLVDGRLRVPLDAPFFQAGNALVATCAAASARGRYQDQGHELLALPSSGGHVDLRKLLVELAGRGVNDVLVEAGPKLAGAFTRLGLVDEFQIFVAGKFMGSSARPLLDLPLAQMSEALELKIVEMRAVGNDWRVIAIPAHGPSV; translated from the coding sequence ATGTCCTCTACAGAGCAAAGCGTGCTCGACGCCTTCTACATGGCGCGGGCGCTGGAACTGGCGCGCAAGGGCGTCTACTCGACCCACCCCAACCCTCGTGTGGGCTGCGTGATCGTACGTGACGGCGAGATCGTGGGCGAAGGCTGGCATGTGCGTGCGGGCGAACCTCATGCCGAAGTCCACGCGCTGCGCCAGGCGGGCGACAAAGCCAAAGGCGGCACCGCCTACGTCACCCTCGAACCCTGCAGCCATCACGGACGCACCCCGCCGTGCGCCGATGCGCTGGTCAACGCAGGTGTCGGTCGCGTGGTCGCAGCGATGCAAGACCCCAATCCCGATGTCGCCGGACGCGGCCTGTTGCGTCTGATGAGCGCCGGTATCGCCGTGCAGAGCGGCGTGCTGGAGGGCGAGGCGCGGGCAATTAACAAGGGCTTCCTCAAACGCATGGAACATGGCCTGCCGTACGTGCGGGTCAAGCTGGCGATGAGCCTCGACGGCCGCACGGCGATGGCCAGCGGCGAGAGCCAGTGGATCACCGGGCCGGAAGCGCGCTCGGCAGTGCAGCGTCTGCGGGCGGAATCCAGCGTGGTCCTGACTGGCGCCGACACAGTGCTGGCCGACGACGCCCGCCTGACCGTGCGCCCGGACGAACTGGGCCTCAATGCTGAGCTGACCGCACTGGCCGTGGCCCGTCCGCCGTTGCGCGTGCTGGTTGATGGTCGCCTGCGAGTGCCCCTCGACGCGCCGTTTTTTCAGGCGGGCAACGCGCTGGTCGCGACCTGTGCCGCTGCTTCGGCGCGCGGGCGTTACCAGGATCAGGGCCACGAACTGCTCGCACTGCCGAGCAGTGGCGGCCATGTCGATCTGCGCAAGCTGCTGGTCGAACTGGCCGGGCGTGGGGTCAACGACGTGCTCGTTGAGGCCGGGCCGAAGCTGGCAGGTGCGTTCACGCGACTCGGGCTGGTCGATGAGTTCCAGATTTTCGTGGCGGGCAAGTTCATGGGTTCTTCCGCACGGCCTTTGCTGGACCTGCCGCTGGCGCAGATGAGTGAGGCACTGGAGCTGAAAATCGTCGAAATGCGCGCCGTGGGCAATGACTGGCGAGTCATTGCGATACCTGCACACGGCCCGAGCGTATAA
- a CDS encoding riboflavin synthase: MFTGIIESIGSIRALTPKGGDVRVYVETGKLDLSDVKLGDSIAVNGVCLTAVELPGDGFWADVSRETLDVTAFIDLKTGSRVNLEKALTPTTRLGGHLVSGHVDGVGEVLSREENARAIQFRMRAPRELAKYISHKGSITVDGTSLTVNAVNGAEFELTIVPHTLAETIMGDYRPGRKINLEVDLLARYLERLLLGDKAADPTPAQGGTITESFLAANGYLKS; encoded by the coding sequence ATGTTTACCGGCATCATCGAATCCATCGGCAGCATCCGCGCCCTGACTCCTAAAGGCGGCGATGTCCGCGTTTATGTTGAGACCGGCAAACTCGACCTTTCCGACGTCAAGCTTGGCGACAGCATTGCGGTGAACGGCGTCTGCCTGACCGCCGTTGAACTGCCGGGCGACGGTTTCTGGGCTGACGTCAGCCGCGAAACCCTGGACGTCACGGCGTTCATCGACCTGAAAACCGGCAGCCGGGTCAACCTGGAAAAAGCCCTGACCCCGACCACCCGACTGGGCGGCCATTTGGTCAGCGGCCACGTCGACGGCGTCGGCGAAGTGCTGTCCCGCGAAGAAAACGCCCGTGCGATCCAGTTCCGCATGCGCGCCCCTCGCGAGTTGGCCAAGTACATCTCGCACAAAGGTTCGATCACCGTCGATGGCACCAGCCTGACCGTGAACGCCGTCAATGGCGCTGAATTCGAACTGACCATCGTCCCGCACACGCTGGCCGAAACCATCATGGGCGACTACCGCCCAGGTCGTAAGATCAACCTCGAAGTGGACCTGTTGGCGCGTTACCTGGAGCGCTTGCTGCTCGGTGACAAGGCCGCCGACCCGACGCCCGCGCAGGGCGGCACCATTACTGAAAGCTTTCTGGCCGCCAACGGCTACCTCAAATCCTGA
- the ribBA gene encoding bifunctional 3,4-dihydroxy-2-butanone-4-phosphate synthase/GTP cyclohydrolase II gives MALNSIEELVEDIRQGKMVILMDDEDRENEGDLIMASECVKAEHINFMARYARGLICMPMTRERCETLKLPLMAPRNGSGFGTKFTVSIEAAEGVTTGISAADRARTVQAAAAKDAKADDIVSPGHIFPLMAQAGGTLSRAGHTEAACDLARMAGFEPTGVICEVMNDDGTMSRRAELEAFATEHNIKIGTIADLIHYRMIHERTVQRIAEQPLDTEQGHFNLVTYRDSVEGDVHLALTLGKICAEEPTLVRVHNMDPLRDLLMVKQPGRWSLRAAMAAVAEAGSGVVLLLGHPLDGDAVLAHVRETAGAAPVKTPTTYSTVGAGSQILRDLGVRKMRLMSSPMKFNAISGFDLEVVEYVPSE, from the coding sequence GTGGCGCTCAATAGCATCGAAGAACTGGTTGAAGACATTCGCCAAGGCAAGATGGTCATCCTCATGGATGACGAAGACCGCGAGAACGAAGGCGATCTGATCATGGCCTCCGAGTGCGTCAAGGCCGAGCACATCAACTTCATGGCGCGTTATGCCCGTGGTCTGATTTGCATGCCGATGACGCGCGAGCGCTGCGAAACCCTGAAACTGCCGCTGATGGCGCCGCGCAACGGCTCAGGTTTCGGCACCAAGTTCACCGTTTCCATCGAAGCCGCCGAAGGCGTGACCACTGGCATCTCCGCCGCCGACCGCGCGCGCACCGTGCAGGCTGCTGCCGCGAAGGACGCCAAGGCCGATGACATTGTCAGCCCCGGCCACATTTTCCCGCTGATGGCGCAAGCCGGTGGCACGCTGTCCCGCGCCGGTCACACCGAAGCCGCGTGCGACCTGGCGCGCATGGCCGGTTTCGAGCCGACCGGCGTGATCTGCGAAGTGATGAACGACGACGGCACCATGTCCCGTCGCGCTGAACTCGAAGCCTTCGCGACTGAACACAACATCAAGATCGGCACCATCGCCGACCTGATCCATTACCGGATGATCCACGAACGTACCGTTCAGCGGATTGCCGAGCAGCCGCTCGACACCGAACAGGGCCACTTCAACCTGGTGACTTACCGCGATTCGGTCGAGGGCGACGTTCACCTGGCACTGACCTTGGGCAAGATTTGCGCCGAAGAGCCGACGCTGGTGCGCGTTCACAACATGGACCCACTGCGCGACCTGCTGATGGTCAAACAACCCGGTCGCTGGAGCCTGCGCGCCGCCATGGCCGCAGTTGCCGAAGCTGGCAGCGGCGTGGTGCTGCTGCTCGGTCACCCGCTCGACGGCGACGCCGTGCTGGCCCACGTGCGGGAAACTGCGGGCGCTGCGCCGGTGAAAACACCGACCACCTACAGCACAGTGGGTGCCGGTTCGCAGATCCTTCGCGACCTGGGCGTGCGCAAAATGCGCCTGATGAGTTCGCCAATGAAGTTCAACGCGATATCCGGTTTCGATCTGGAAGTTGTAGAATACGTGCCCTCCGAATAA
- the ribE gene encoding 6,7-dimethyl-8-ribityllumazine synthase — protein MTLKTIEGTFIAPQGRYALVVGRFNSFVVESLVSGAVDALVRHGVSESDITIIRAPGAFEIPLVVQKVAQRSEFSAIIALGAVIRGGTPHFEYVAGECTKGLAQVSMEFGVPVAFGVLTVDSIEQAIERSGTKAGNKGAEAALSAIEMVSLLAQLEAK, from the coding sequence ATGACCCTGAAGACCATCGAAGGTACCTTCATCGCCCCCCAAGGTCGCTATGCCCTGGTGGTTGGCCGCTTCAACAGCTTCGTCGTGGAAAGCCTGGTGAGCGGTGCCGTTGATGCCCTGGTTCGCCATGGCGTGAGCGAAAGCGACATCACCATCATCCGCGCACCGGGCGCGTTCGAAATCCCGCTGGTCGTGCAGAAAGTCGCTCAACGCAGCGAGTTCTCCGCCATCATCGCTCTGGGCGCTGTCATTCGTGGCGGCACCCCGCACTTCGAATACGTCGCAGGCGAATGCACCAAGGGCCTGGCCCAAGTCTCCATGGAATTCGGTGTGCCGGTCGCCTTTGGCGTGCTGACCGTCGACTCCATCGAACAAGCCATCGAGCGTTCCGGCACCAAGGCCGGTAACAAAGGCGCGGAAGCTGCCCTGTCCGCCATCGAGATGGTCAGCCTGTTGGCGCAGTTGGAGGCCAAGTGA
- the nusB gene encoding transcription antitermination factor NusB: MINDDSDRFNPRDPRPADAGKPSKSEKRRAARQLATQALYQLHMAKQSLNEIEAQFRVDNDFSDVDGAYFREILHGVPTKKDQIDTALAPCLDLSIDELDPVELAVLRLSAWELMERIDVPYRVVINEGIELAKVYGSTDGHKFVNGVLDKLAPRLREAEVKAHKR, encoded by the coding sequence GTGATTAACGACGACAGCGATCGCTTCAACCCACGCGATCCGCGCCCAGCGGACGCCGGCAAGCCATCGAAAAGCGAAAAGCGCCGCGCCGCCCGTCAATTGGCGACTCAAGCGTTGTACCAATTGCATATGGCCAAGCAATCACTGAACGAAATCGAAGCGCAGTTCCGCGTCGACAACGATTTCAGCGATGTCGACGGTGCTTACTTCCGCGAAATCCTGCACGGGGTTCCGACGAAAAAAGACCAGATCGACACCGCGCTGGCGCCATGCCTGGACCTGAGTATCGACGAGCTGGACCCGGTTGAACTGGCCGTACTGCGCCTGTCCGCCTGGGAACTCATGGAACGTATCGACGTGCCGTACCGCGTGGTCATCAACGAAGGCATCGAACTGGCGAAAGTCTACGGTTCGACCGACGGCCACAAGTTCGTCAACGGCGTGCTCGACAAGCTGGCTCCGCGTCTGCGCGAAGCCGAAGTGAAGGCTCACAAGCGCTGA
- the thiL gene encoding thiamine-phosphate kinase produces MGEFELIRNYFAAAPCAQPGEGVALGIGDDCALLSVAAGEQLAVSTDTLVAGVHFPDVCDPFLLGQRALGVSASDLAAMGAKPLAFTLALTLPEVSAAWLEAFARGLNEMAQGCSMRLIGGDTTKGRLSLTVTVFGSVPAGEALTRGGARPADLLCVGGPLGDGAGALPLVLNQRSTEASTTQALLARYWSPQPQLELGMALRGKATSALDISDGLLADCGHIALASGVRLLIERDKVPMSDALLAFFGADEALNAALSGGDDYRLAFTLPASWLATLVDAGWPVFVIGRVVEGQGVALIDEQGQDVTPLTRGYQHFRETR; encoded by the coding sequence ATGGGCGAGTTCGAGCTGATCCGCAATTACTTCGCCGCCGCGCCCTGCGCGCAGCCCGGTGAAGGGGTTGCATTGGGGATCGGCGACGACTGCGCCCTGTTATCGGTGGCCGCTGGCGAACAGCTGGCGGTGTCCACCGACACGTTGGTCGCCGGGGTGCACTTCCCCGACGTCTGCGATCCTTTCCTTTTGGGCCAGCGTGCCCTCGGTGTTTCTGCCAGCGATCTGGCCGCCATGGGCGCCAAGCCCCTCGCTTTTACCCTTGCCCTGACATTGCCCGAGGTTTCCGCCGCCTGGCTGGAAGCGTTCGCCCGTGGGCTGAATGAAATGGCCCAAGGCTGCTCGATGCGCCTGATTGGTGGCGACACCACCAAAGGGCGGCTCAGCCTGACTGTGACGGTGTTCGGCTCGGTTCCGGCGGGCGAGGCGCTGACGCGTGGCGGCGCCCGGCCGGCGGATTTGCTGTGTGTTGGCGGGCCATTGGGCGACGGGGCCGGCGCGCTGCCACTGGTGTTGAACCAGCGCAGCACCGAGGCGTCTACCACACAGGCTTTGCTGGCCCGCTACTGGTCGCCGCAACCGCAGCTTGAGCTGGGCATGGCGTTGCGCGGCAAAGCGACCTCGGCGCTGGACATCTCCGACGGGTTGCTCGCCGATTGCGGGCACATTGCGTTGGCATCGGGCGTACGCTTGCTGATCGAGCGGGACAAGGTGCCGATGTCTGACGCGCTGCTGGCCTTTTTCGGCGCAGACGAAGCGTTGAATGCCGCCCTCAGTGGGGGCGATGACTACAGACTGGCGTTCACACTCCCGGCATCATGGCTGGCTACCCTTGTCGATGCGGGTTGGCCTGTCTTTGTGATCGGTCGCGTGGTCGAAGGCCAAGGCGTGGCGCTTATCGACGAGCAGGGGCAGGACGTCACTCCGTTGACTCGGGGTTACCAACATTTTCGGGAGACACGGTGA
- a CDS encoding phosphatidylglycerophosphatase A: protein MTDHPNQVPAENVPPSVWTNPWHFLAFGFGSGTLPKAPGTWGSMVAVPFIPLWQMLPDWGYWLMLGITMLFGFWLCGKVADDLRVHDHEGIVWDEMVGMWITLWLVPEGWVWLLVGFLVFRFFDILKPWPIHWIDKHVHGGVGIMLDDVLAGVFAWLAMQGLVWVWGVI, encoded by the coding sequence GTGACAGATCATCCTAATCAGGTCCCGGCGGAAAACGTTCCGCCGTCGGTGTGGACCAATCCCTGGCATTTCCTGGCGTTTGGCTTCGGCTCCGGCACGTTGCCGAAGGCACCAGGCACCTGGGGTTCCATGGTCGCCGTGCCGTTCATTCCGCTGTGGCAGATGCTCCCGGACTGGGGCTACTGGCTGATGCTCGGCATCACCATGCTGTTCGGCTTCTGGCTGTGCGGCAAGGTGGCCGACGATCTGCGCGTGCACGACCATGAAGGCATCGTCTGGGACGAAATGGTCGGTATGTGGATCACACTGTGGCTGGTGCCCGAAGGCTGGGTCTGGCTGCTGGTGGGTTTTCTGGTGTTCCGGTTTTTCGACATCCTCAAACCGTGGCCCATCCACTGGATCGACAAACACGTGCACGGCGGTGTCGGCATCATGCTGGACGACGTCCTGGCCGGTGTTTTTGCGTGGTTGGCAATGCAGGGTCTAGTCTGGGTGTGGGGCGTCATATAG
- a CDS encoding transporter substrate-binding domain-containing protein, whose amino-acid sequence MGRVGMKWLLCLSMLMLGFAVAANPVHADTLSDVSEEKPADIVLVSEHWNDYTEANGTGLGWDLMRELFESAGIKVELRTEPYTRAVGLVQRGEADAWVGAYENEVEGTLYPKWHYDTDEIYALGLASNPAPTLKTLGSYRLAWVRGYQFQKYLPHVEHFNEVARREHILSMLDHSRADLYIDAKPEIDFILKQTREPQRFRTTYLTDIPLYLSFADNSRGRFLRDLFDQRMAQLVQSGKLRPIFARWKQPYPFEAGDGLSKAKRGQ is encoded by the coding sequence ATGGGTCGCGTGGGGATGAAATGGCTGCTGTGCCTGTCGATGCTGATGCTCGGCTTCGCGGTGGCTGCGAATCCTGTCCATGCTGACACGCTGTCCGACGTTTCTGAGGAGAAACCCGCCGATATCGTTCTGGTCAGTGAACACTGGAACGACTACACCGAAGCCAACGGCACGGGGCTGGGATGGGACCTGATGCGCGAACTGTTCGAATCTGCCGGGATCAAGGTCGAGCTGCGCACCGAACCCTACACCCGTGCAGTCGGGCTGGTGCAGCGGGGCGAAGCGGATGCGTGGGTCGGGGCCTACGAGAACGAGGTCGAGGGTACGCTGTACCCGAAATGGCATTACGACACTGATGAGATTTACGCACTGGGCCTGGCCTCCAATCCCGCGCCGACCCTCAAGACGCTCGGCAGTTACCGACTGGCCTGGGTGCGCGGTTACCAGTTCCAGAAGTATTTGCCCCATGTCGAGCATTTCAACGAGGTCGCCCGCCGCGAACACATCCTGTCGATGCTGGACCACAGCCGTGCCGATCTCTACATCGACGCCAAGCCGGAAATAGACTTCATTCTGAAGCAGACCCGAGAGCCGCAGCGATTTCGTACGACGTATCTGACCGACATCCCGTTGTATTTAAGCTTCGCTGATAACTCGCGAGGCCGTTTCCTACGAGACCTGTTTGATCAGCGCATGGCGCAACTGGTGCAGTCCGGAAAGCTGCGGCCTATCTTCGCACGTTGGAAACAGCCCTATCCGTTCGAAGCGGGTGATGGTCTCAGCAAGGCGAAGCGTGGGCAATGA